From the Rhodococcus sp. NBC_00297 genome, one window contains:
- a CDS encoding NAD-glutamate dehydrogenase, with protein sequence MTSAGEHSEAATAPNSVLDRADDLRAVYFGHVDLDVLRTTTGADPTAVVHRHLELAERRDPGVASLALHRGPDNTVGVALQIVTDDMPMLVESVTAWLTGAGIAVVEVVHPILRVVRDESGTLLSIRGGATPSDVETGDLADGSILESWIHVALHPAASEEAFASLESSLADVLADVRRVVDDTEAMQRRQLELADRLERPRRGDADGTESVTPEARHDAARLLRWLSEGNFRVLGSRRYTATEAGLEPVAESALGILRSDDPGAVAGFDLPIDRVVAREDLLVLTRASSSTSVHRAVHPYFVGVHDLDDEGNTVGEHRFTGLFTISALHGNVLDIPVVGDRVRTVIERAGHTLSSYSGQAMLESIQSFPRTELFSADSRSLFDTISAVERSALRREVLLFLRRDGYGRFVSALVYLPRDSYTTRLRLETRRILLHELGGTDVEYEARVSDSPLALVHFTVRFDGQSADAVDVSDANRDRIRALIADATRTWDDALREAAAADPSVSPDNAARYAVAFPEAYKQDFDADRALVDIARLDALVGDDIDMCLYRPRDAEAGHWRFSLYVTGSEVSLSQVLPVLQSLGVEVVDERPYAVVRKDGTRCWIYDFGLSAEPEVIEGAENQTSVVSRRFTDAFAAVWNGHAEADRFNELVLRAGLEWRRAVVLRAYAKYLRQAAFPFSQTGIEGVLLANPVTARLIVDLFDAQFDPASASEERADEIASELAELIDQVVSLDADRVLRALFTLVRATLRTNHFVVDEQGRERDFLSLKFDPRGIDVLPKPRPRFEIFVYSPRVEGVHLRFGTVARGGLRWSDRREDFRTEVLGLAKAQAVKNAVIVPVGAKGGFVVKQPPSPTGDAATDRSATTAEGRACYRMFIAGLLDVTDNLDRATRAAIPPQRVVRRDDDDSYLVVAADKGTATFSDLANEVSAEYGFWLGDAFASGGSVGYDHKAMGITAKGAWESVKRHFREYGIDTQSDEITVVGIGDMSGDVFGNGMLLSEHLRIVAAFDHRHIFLDPAPDAAASFAERRRLFELPRSSWADYDTSLISRGGGVHERTVKSVPVSAEVRAALGLADDVTALSPPELMRAILTAPVDLLWNGGIGTYVKSRTESDADVGDKANDPVRVNGADLRARVVGEGGNLGVTALGRIEYSAAGGKINTDAVDNSAGVDCSDHEVNIKILLDSTVTSGDLAAEDRESLLASMTDEVGALVLEDNVAQNELLGVSRAHAPELLGVHARLIADLVASGRVDRSLDALPTKSEISRRLQNGLGLTSPELSTLMAHVKLALQEDLLASDLPDNDVFAPLMTDYFPTPLRERFAGAIKAHPLRREIVATRVANETVDHGGITYAFRLAEDSGVGSTDAARAFAATSEIFGLHDIWAAIAAADMPTDASDELVLESRRLLDRGSRWLLSNRPQPIAVGAEITRFARKVRILESQLPTWLKGRQARSGLDRATSAIEKGAPEELAHRVFRLLDVFCLLDVIETADIANEDDEVMASLYYALSEHLGIDWLLSAVSTLERGDRWHSLARLALRDDLYSSLRALTLDVTGGGEPGETADEMIADWESTNASRLARARAALTQIGESGTLDLATLSVAARQIRSMVRGAGARTDVSR encoded by the coding sequence ATGACTTCAGCGGGAGAGCACTCCGAGGCGGCAACGGCGCCGAACTCGGTGCTCGATCGGGCGGACGACCTCCGCGCGGTGTACTTCGGGCACGTCGATCTGGACGTGTTGCGGACCACCACGGGAGCCGACCCGACCGCGGTGGTGCACCGACATCTGGAGCTCGCCGAGCGTCGTGATCCCGGCGTCGCCTCTCTCGCCCTGCACCGCGGACCCGACAACACCGTCGGCGTGGCCCTGCAGATCGTCACCGACGACATGCCGATGCTGGTCGAGTCGGTCACCGCCTGGCTCACCGGAGCCGGCATCGCGGTCGTCGAGGTGGTGCACCCGATCCTGCGCGTCGTGCGCGACGAGTCCGGCACGCTCCTCTCCATCCGAGGCGGAGCCACCCCGTCCGACGTCGAGACCGGCGATCTCGCGGACGGCAGCATCCTCGAATCGTGGATCCACGTGGCTCTGCACCCCGCGGCGAGCGAGGAGGCCTTCGCCTCGCTCGAGAGCTCGCTGGCCGACGTGCTCGCCGACGTCCGTCGCGTCGTCGACGACACCGAGGCCATGCAGCGTCGCCAGCTGGAACTGGCCGATCGTCTGGAACGACCACGCCGCGGAGACGCGGACGGAACCGAGTCCGTCACCCCCGAGGCGCGGCACGACGCCGCCCGCCTGCTGCGGTGGTTGTCCGAGGGCAACTTCCGCGTGCTCGGCAGCCGCCGGTACACCGCGACGGAGGCGGGTCTCGAACCCGTCGCCGAGTCCGCGCTGGGCATCCTGCGATCCGACGATCCGGGCGCCGTCGCGGGCTTCGACCTGCCGATCGACCGAGTGGTCGCTCGCGAGGACCTTCTCGTGCTCACCCGCGCATCGAGCTCCACGTCGGTGCACCGCGCCGTGCACCCCTACTTCGTCGGTGTCCACGACCTGGACGACGAGGGAAACACGGTGGGAGAGCACCGGTTCACGGGGCTGTTCACCATCTCCGCACTGCACGGCAACGTCCTCGACATCCCGGTCGTGGGTGACCGCGTGCGCACCGTCATCGAGCGCGCCGGGCACACCCTGTCGTCGTACTCCGGCCAGGCCATGCTCGAGTCGATCCAGTCCTTCCCGCGCACCGAACTCTTCTCGGCGGACAGCAGGTCGCTCTTCGACACCATCTCGGCCGTGGAGCGCAGTGCCCTGCGCCGCGAGGTGCTGCTCTTCCTGCGCCGCGACGGGTACGGCCGGTTCGTGTCGGCGCTGGTCTACCTTCCGCGCGACTCCTACACCACCCGCCTGCGTCTCGAGACCCGCAGGATCCTGCTGCACGAGCTCGGCGGTACCGACGTCGAGTACGAGGCACGCGTCTCGGACAGCCCACTCGCGTTGGTGCACTTCACTGTTCGCTTCGACGGACAGAGCGCGGACGCCGTCGACGTCTCGGACGCCAACCGCGACCGCATCAGGGCCCTGATCGCCGACGCCACCCGCACGTGGGACGACGCTCTGCGTGAGGCGGCCGCGGCCGACCCGTCGGTGTCGCCCGACAACGCGGCGCGCTATGCCGTCGCCTTCCCCGAGGCCTACAAGCAGGACTTCGACGCGGACCGGGCGCTCGTCGACATCGCTCGACTCGACGCGCTCGTCGGCGACGACATCGACATGTGCTTGTACCGCCCGCGCGACGCCGAGGCGGGTCACTGGCGTTTCTCCCTCTACGTGACCGGCAGCGAGGTCTCGCTGAGCCAGGTGCTGCCCGTCCTGCAGAGCCTCGGTGTGGAGGTGGTCGACGAGCGGCCGTACGCCGTGGTGCGCAAGGACGGAACGCGCTGCTGGATCTACGATTTCGGCCTGTCCGCGGAGCCCGAGGTCATCGAGGGCGCCGAGAACCAGACGAGTGTGGTCAGCCGACGATTCACCGACGCGTTCGCTGCCGTGTGGAACGGCCACGCGGAGGCCGACCGCTTCAACGAACTGGTTCTGCGGGCCGGTCTCGAGTGGCGCCGCGCGGTGGTGCTGCGGGCGTACGCGAAGTACCTGCGCCAGGCCGCTTTCCCTTTCAGCCAGACCGGCATCGAGGGTGTTCTCCTCGCCAACCCAGTGACGGCTCGACTGATCGTCGACCTGTTCGACGCGCAGTTCGATCCCGCCTCGGCGTCCGAGGAGCGTGCCGACGAGATCGCGTCGGAGCTCGCCGAACTGATCGATCAGGTGGTCAGCCTCGACGCCGACAGGGTGCTGCGTGCCCTGTTCACCCTCGTGCGAGCGACGCTGCGCACCAACCACTTCGTCGTCGACGAGCAGGGTCGCGAGCGCGATTTCCTGTCCCTGAAGTTCGACCCTCGCGGCATCGACGTGCTGCCCAAGCCGCGCCCGCGTTTCGAGATCTTCGTGTACTCGCCGCGCGTCGAGGGCGTGCACCTGCGCTTCGGCACGGTCGCGCGCGGTGGTCTCCGCTGGTCCGACCGGCGCGAGGACTTCCGCACCGAGGTGCTCGGACTGGCCAAGGCGCAGGCCGTCAAGAACGCGGTCATCGTGCCGGTGGGGGCGAAGGGCGGCTTCGTCGTCAAGCAGCCGCCGTCTCCGACCGGCGATGCTGCGACCGACCGCTCCGCGACCACCGCCGAGGGGAGAGCCTGCTACCGCATGTTCATCGCGGGGCTGCTGGACGTCACCGACAACCTCGACCGCGCCACCCGCGCCGCGATCCCACCGCAGCGCGTGGTGCGACGTGACGACGACGACTCGTACCTCGTGGTGGCGGCGGACAAGGGCACTGCCACGTTCTCCGATCTCGCGAACGAGGTGTCCGCCGAGTACGGCTTCTGGCTCGGTGACGCCTTCGCCTCGGGCGGGTCGGTGGGGTACGACCACAAGGCGATGGGCATCACCGCCAAGGGTGCCTGGGAGAGCGTGAAGCGTCACTTCCGCGAGTACGGCATCGACACGCAGTCCGACGAGATCACCGTGGTCGGTATCGGTGACATGAGTGGCGACGTGTTCGGCAACGGGATGCTGCTCAGTGAACATCTCCGCATCGTCGCCGCGTTCGACCACCGGCACATCTTCCTGGATCCCGCACCCGACGCGGCCGCCTCCTTCGCGGAGCGACGGCGACTGTTCGAACTGCCGCGCTCGTCGTGGGCGGATTACGACACCTCCCTGATCAGCAGGGGTGGCGGAGTACACGAACGCACCGTGAAGTCGGTACCGGTCAGCGCCGAGGTGCGCGCGGCTCTCGGACTGGCGGACGACGTCACCGCCCTGTCACCGCCCGAACTGATGCGCGCCATCCTCACGGCGCCGGTGGACCTGCTGTGGAACGGCGGCATCGGCACCTACGTGAAGTCGCGCACCGAGAGCGATGCCGACGTGGGCGACAAGGCCAACGACCCGGTGCGCGTGAACGGCGCGGACCTGCGGGCGCGCGTGGTCGGAGAGGGCGGCAACCTCGGGGTGACCGCGCTCGGCCGCATCGAGTACAGCGCCGCGGGCGGCAAGATCAACACCGACGCCGTGGACAACTCCGCCGGCGTCGACTGCTCCGATCACGAGGTCAACATCAAGATCCTGCTCGATTCCACCGTGACGTCGGGTGACCTGGCCGCGGAGGACCGGGAGTCCCTGCTGGCCTCCATGACGGACGAGGTGGGCGCCCTCGTTCTCGAGGACAACGTCGCGCAGAACGAGCTGCTGGGTGTCTCACGGGCACACGCCCCCGAACTGCTGGGCGTCCACGCTCGACTGATCGCCGACCTGGTGGCGTCGGGGCGGGTGGACAGGTCGCTCGACGCGCTGCCGACGAAGTCGGAGATCTCGCGACGCCTGCAGAACGGGCTGGGTCTCACCTCGCCCGAGCTGTCGACTCTCATGGCTCACGTGAAGTTGGCGCTGCAGGAAGACCTGCTGGCATCGGATCTGCCGGACAACGACGTGTTCGCCCCGCTCATGACGGACTACTTCCCGACGCCGTTGCGCGAACGTTTCGCCGGTGCCATCAAGGCGCATCCGCTGCGCCGGGAGATCGTGGCCACGCGGGTGGCGAACGAGACGGTCGACCACGGCGGCATCACCTACGCCTTCCGCCTCGCGGAGGACTCGGGAGTCGGGAGCACGGACGCGGCGCGAGCGTTCGCGGCGACGAGCGAGATCTTCGGTCTGCACGACATCTGGGCCGCGATCGCCGCGGCCGACATGCCCACGGACGCGTCCGACGAACTGGTGCTCGAGTCTCGTCGCCTCCTCGACCGAGGATCCCGCTGGCTGTTGTCGAACCGGCCGCAGCCCATCGCTGTCGGTGCCGAGATCACGAGGTTCGCGCGCAAGGTGCGGATCCTGGAATCGCAGCTCCCGACCTGGCTGAAGGGTCGGCAGGCACGCAGCGGACTCGACCGTGCCACGTCCGCCATCGAGAAGGGCGCGCCGGAAGAGCTCGCGCACAGAGTGTTCCGGCTCCTCGACGTGTTCTGCCTGCTCGACGTCATCGAGACGGCGGACATCGCGAACGAGGACGACGAGGTGATGGCGAGCCTCTACTACGCCCTCAGCGAGCACCTCGGCATCGACTGGCTGCTGTCTGCGGTGTCCACGCTCGAACGCGGCGACCGCTGGCACTCCCTGGCGCGGTTGGCGTTGCGGGACGACCTGTACTCGTCGCTGCGTGCCCTCACGCTCGACGTGACGGGCGGCGGCGAACCGGGGGAGACGGCGGACGAGATGATCGCCGACTGGGAGTCCACCAATGCCTCCCGGCTCGCTCGTGCCCGAGCGGCCCTCACGCAGATCGGCGAGTCCGGAACGCTGGATCTGGCGACGCTCTCGGTGGCGGCGCGGCAGATCCGCAGCATGGTGCGAGGGGCGGGTGCGCGGACCGACGTCTCGCGTTGA